One Primulina huaijiensis isolate GDHJ02 chromosome 5, ASM1229523v2, whole genome shotgun sequence DNA segment encodes these proteins:
- the LOC140977889 gene encoding uncharacterized protein isoform X1 has product MDTGGEPRQKSGGATAEGMEPQPLMVSETKKLNLLVAIDESDGSFYALRWALDHFFTNLAPAAAGESSMVTLVNVQPLFQPFIYPAGPVVYATPAVTESVKQAQQQNSAAILRRGLQMCKEKKIKAETLILEGDPKEKICVAAEQLHADILVVGSRGLGTIKRALLGSVSNYCAHHVHCPVLIVKPPTKVGHE; this is encoded by the exons ATGGACACAGGAGGGGAGCCGCGGCAGAAGAGTGGTGGGGCGACAGCTGAGGGAATGGAGCCGCAGCCCTTGATGGTGTCGGAGACAAAGAAATTGAATTTGTTGGTGGCTATTGACGAGAGCGACGGAAGTTTCTACGCCCTGAGATGGGCTCTTGACCATTTTTTCACTAATTTGGCCCCCGCCGCCGCCGGAGAGTCAAGCATGGTCACTCTAGTCAATGTCCAGCCTCTATTCCAGCCCTTCATCTACCCTGCCGGACCAG TTGTCTACGCGACACCAGCAGTGACTGAATCTGTGAAGCAAGCCCAGCAACAAAATTCTGCGGCTATACTTCGTCGTGGTTTGCAGATGTGCAAAGAGAAGAAG ATAAAGGCAGAAACTTTGATTCTTGAAGGAGATCCAAAAGAAAAGATATGTGTAGCCGCTGAACAATTGCATGCTGATATCTTAGTTGTTGGAAGCCGTGGTCTCGGCACCATTAAAAG AGCATTGCTGGGAAGTGTCAGCAATTACTGTGCTCACCATGTTCATTGCCCGGTTCTTATTGTGAAGCCGCCTACGAAAGTTGGTCATGAGTAA
- the LOC140977302 gene encoding uncharacterized protein isoform X2, whose translation MVVKMMRWRPWPPLISRKYEVKLTVQRLEGCDWVHEGEEKEDNGGLAVEIRWKGPKISLGSFRRTVKRNFTRVEAVKQGLNGGVLVAWGEEFQNVCSFSGYKDSVFHPWEINFTVLHTQGVKSKFSVIGLAALNLADCASKTDGRLTEVKIPLAVSSTAVEHCPLLCISLSLFELRSAQDTLELVSSPIVPVPSPSVSGESSTEKDEVSALKAGLRKVRIFTEYVSSRRAKKAFHDDEGSEGRCSAKSEEGEFAYPYDADLAEESEGESEENKGDPKFRNSFSYGTLAHANYAGVSFYSTARINSEDEDWIYYSNRHRSDVGCSLKEELGSTITEQSLTQNSKRSILPWKKRKLSFRSPIAKGEPLLKKSYGEEGGDDIDFDRRQLSSDESLSSGWHKIDEFSNSNQSPVSEFGDDSFAVGTWEQKEIVSRDGRMKIQTQVFFASIDQRSERAAGESACTALVAVIADWLQNNSDLMPIKSQFDSLIRDGSFEWRKLCENEVYMERFPDKHFDLETIHQAKIRDLVVVPGKSFIGFFHPDKMVGGNFDFLQSAMSFDNIWDEINRSLKTDAQVFIVSWNDHFFVLKVEKNAYYIIDTLGERLHEGCNQAYILKFDRNTTIYKLPNAEQPLEEKPIDEQAVESLNLSAQPISSREDSKEETSVTRPEEPMKDEPEEEVVCQGKESCKEYIKSFLAAIPIRELLEDIKKGLTMSTPLHHRLQIEFNFTQLRQPESSADVTTIHEVAATT comes from the exons ATGGTGGTGAAGATGATGAGGTGGAGGCCGTGGCCGCCTCTGATTTCGAGGAAGTATGAGGTTAAACTCACAGTGCAGAGGCTCGAGGGTTGTGATTGGGTGCATGAGGGTGAAGAGAAGGAGGATAATGGTGGCCTTGCGGTGGAGATCAGGTGGAAGGGTCCCAAGATTTCGCTGGGTTCATTCAGGAGGactgttaaaagaaattttaccAGAGTAGAGGCTGTGAAACAGGGCCTAAACGGCGGGGTTTTGGTGGCGTGGGGCGAGGAATTTCAGAATGTGTGTAGTTTTTCTGGGTACAAGGATAGCGTGTTTCATCCCTGGGAGATCAATTTTACTGTTTTGCAT ACTCAAGGAGTGAAGAGCAAGTTTTCTGTCATTGGTTTGGCAGCCCTAAACCTTGCTGATTGTGCTTCAAAGACTGATGGCCGTCTGACTGAAGTCAAAATTCCTTTGGCAGTTTCTAGCACTGCGGTCGAGCATTGTCCTCTGCTCTGT ATATCTCTCAGCTTGTTTGAACTTAGAAGTGCGCAAGACACACTGGAATTGGTTTCAAGTCCAATAGTGCCTGTTCCATCCCCTTCGGTATCCGGAGAATCTTCCACGGAGAAAGATGAGGTTTCCGCCCTTAAAGCTGGTCTCAGAAAGGTTAGAATTTTTACTGAGTATGTGTCATCTCGAAGAGCCAAAAAAGCCTTCCATGATGATGAGGGTAGCGAGGGCAGGTGCTCTGCCAAGAGCGAAGAGGGTGAATTTGCTTACCCATATGATGCAGACTTGGCTGAAGAATCTGAAGGAGAATCCGAGGAAAACAAGGGAGATCCCAAATTTCGGAATTCATTTAGTTATGGCACGTTGGCACATGCCAATTACGCAGGCGTGTCATTTTACTCCACTGCAAGAATCAACAGTGAGGATGAGGACTGGATTTACTATAGCAACCGCCATAGATCAGATGTTGGCTGCTCACTGAAAGAGGAACTGGGATCAACTATCACGGAGCAGTCTTTAACACAGAACTCTAAACGTAGTATTTTACCTTGGAAGAAAAGGAAGCTGAGTTTTAGGTCCCCTATAGCTAAAGGCGAGCCATTGCTGAAGAAATCATATGGAGAAGAAGGTGGAGATGATATAGACTTTGATCGAAGGCAACTCAGTTCTGATGAGTCGCTCTCTTCTGGg TGGCATAAAATTGATGAATTCTCAAATTCAAATCAATCACCAGTTTCCGAGTTTGGTGATGATAGTTTTGCTGTCGGCACTTGGGAGCAGAAAGAAATAGTTAGCAGGGATGGACGTATGAAGATTCAGACACAAGTCTTCTTTGCCTCCATTGATCAGCGAAGTGAACGGGCTGCAGGAGAAAGTGCTTGTACAGCCCTTGTTGCTGTTATTGCTGACTGGTTGCAGAACAATTCTGATCTAATGCCTATAAAATCACAGTTCGATAGCTTGATCAGAGATGGCTCCTTTGAATGGAGAAAACTTTGTGAGAATGAAGTGTACATGGAACGGTTCCCAGACAAGCACTTTGATCTTGAGACAATTCATCAAGCTAAAATTCGTGATCTTGTTGTAGTTCCTGGGAAGTCATTTATCGGGTTTTTTCACCCGGACAAAATGGTGGgtggaaactttgattttttgcAAAGCGCTATGTCCTTCGACAATATATGGGACGAAATTAACCGTTCACTGAAAACCGATGCCCAAGTTTTCATCGTCAGTTGGAATGACCATTTTTTCGTCCTCAAGGTTGAGAAAAACGCCTATTATATCATCGACACACTAGGTGAGCGACTCCATGAGGGATGCAACCAGGCATACATACTGAAATTCGACAGGAATACAACTATCTATAAACTGCCAAATGCAGAACAACCATTGGAAGAAAAACCCATCGATGAGCAGGCTGTCGAGTCTTTGAACTTGAGTGCTCAGCCAATCAGCTCAAGGGAAGATTCCAAAGAAGAAACATCGGTTACAAGACCCGAGGAACCAATGAAAGACGAACCCGAAGAAGAGGTGGTTTGTCAAGGCAAAGAATCGTGCAAAGAGTACATAAAGAGTTTCTTGGCTGCAATTCCAATTAGAGAACTACTGGAAGATATCAAGAAAGGTTTAACAATGTCAACACCCCTTCATCATCGACTACAGATCGAGTTTAACTTCACACAATTACGACAACCAGAGTCATCAGCTGATGTTACCACAATACATGAGGTtgctgctactacttaa
- the LOC140977303 gene encoding probable glycosyltransferase At5g03795 produces the protein MATSSLFMHTLLTRRRDPSRHTYAVKSLYFFMPATLALTTSLIILLYISSTSNLFFIHPHQLHISSSGNGGVLIRDKPTKFFTFYSPESVGYSEIPRFSERGIVLGETKGRSDAGFDKRSLGMYNSETKIFHDKDALLENYKEMNRSLKIFVYPHKQNDPFANVLLPVDFEPNGNYDSESYFKKILVNSHFSTKDPSKADLFFLPFSIARLRHDPRVGISGLQDFVKDYIANISHEYPYWNRSGGADHFYVACHSIERSAMEKAVEVKLKAIHIVCSSSYYLSSYVAHKDASLPQIWPRQDNPPNLERARFKLAFFAGSINSPVRATLLQEWENDAEISVHFGRLETPYSEELLRSKFCLHVKGFEVNTARIGDALYYGCVPVIIANHYDLPFEDILNWKSFSITVATLDIPLLKKILHGVSLEKYLILQNNVLKARIHFQWHLSPVDYDAFYIVMYELWLRRSSLRITV, from the exons ATGGCGACTTCGTCTTTATTCATGCACACTCTCCTCACGCGCCGCCGCGATCCTAGTAGACATACATACGCGGTCAAATCCCTCTACTTTTTCATGCCGGCCACCTTAGCTCTTACCACCTCTCTTATTATACTCCTCTATATATCATCCACTTCCAATCTCTTCTTCATTCATCCTCACCAGCTCCATATTTCCAGTTCTGGAAATGGGGGAGTTCTGATTCGTGACAAACCCACGAAATTTTTCACCTTTTATAGTCCGGAATCTGTTGGGTACAGCGAGATTCCTCGTTTTTCGGAGAGGGGAATTGTTCTTGGAGAGACGAAGGGTCGAAGTGACGCGGGGTTTGATAAGAGATCACTCG GGATGTATAATAGTGAGACAAAAATATTCCATGACAAAGATGCCTTACTGGAGAACTACAAGGAAATGAATAGAAGCTTAAAGATATTTGTTTATCCACATAAACAAAATGATCCCTTCGCTAATGTACTCTTGCCTGTGGATTTCGAACCCAATGGTAATTATGACAGTGAGagttatttcaagaaaattctCGTAAATAGTCATTTCAGTACAAAAGACCCTTCCAAAGCGGATCTCTTCTTTTTACCTTTTTCAATCGCAAGACTGAGGCACGACCCTCGGGTAGGGATATCTGGTCTCCAAGACTTTGTTAAAGATTATATCGCCAACATTAGTCATGAGTACCCTTACTGGAATCGTAGTGGGGGAGCTGACCATTTTTACGTTGCCTGCCATTCCATTGAACGTTCTGCAATGGAGAAAGCAGTTGAAGTTAAGCTTAAAGCGATACATATCGTATGCTCTTCAAGCTATTATCTTTCTTCTTATGTTGCTCATAAAGATGCATCCTTGCCACAAATTTGGCCTAGGCAGGACAACCCTCCAAATCTTGAACGCGCAAG GTTCAAGCTGGCTTTTTTTGCCGGATCAATAAACTCACCAGTACGCGCAACGCTGCTTCAGGAATGGGAAAATGACGCTGAGATATCAGTCCACTTTGGTCGCCTTGAAACACCCTATTCGGAGGAGCTTTTAAGAAGTAAGTTCTGCCTTCATGTCAAAGGATTTGAAGTCAATACAGCCCGTATAGGTGATGCATTGTACTACGGTTGTGTCCCTGTAATAATAGCCAATCATTATGATCTCCCTTTTGAGGATATACTTAACTGGAAGAGTTTTTCAATCACCGTTGCTACGTTAGATATCCCTCTTCTGAAGAAAATCCTCCATGGAGTAAGCTTggagaaata
- the LOC140977302 gene encoding uncharacterized protein isoform X1, whose product MVVKMMRWRPWPPLISRKYEVKLTVQRLEGCDWVHEGEEKEDNGGLAVEIRWKGPKISLGSFRRTVKRNFTRVEAVKQGLNGGVLVAWGEEFQNVCSFSGYKDSVFHPWEINFTVLHEQTQGVKSKFSVIGLAALNLADCASKTDGRLTEVKIPLAVSSTAVEHCPLLCISLSLFELRSAQDTLELVSSPIVPVPSPSVSGESSTEKDEVSALKAGLRKVRIFTEYVSSRRAKKAFHDDEGSEGRCSAKSEEGEFAYPYDADLAEESEGESEENKGDPKFRNSFSYGTLAHANYAGVSFYSTARINSEDEDWIYYSNRHRSDVGCSLKEELGSTITEQSLTQNSKRSILPWKKRKLSFRSPIAKGEPLLKKSYGEEGGDDIDFDRRQLSSDESLSSGWHKIDEFSNSNQSPVSEFGDDSFAVGTWEQKEIVSRDGRMKIQTQVFFASIDQRSERAAGESACTALVAVIADWLQNNSDLMPIKSQFDSLIRDGSFEWRKLCENEVYMERFPDKHFDLETIHQAKIRDLVVVPGKSFIGFFHPDKMVGGNFDFLQSAMSFDNIWDEINRSLKTDAQVFIVSWNDHFFVLKVEKNAYYIIDTLGERLHEGCNQAYILKFDRNTTIYKLPNAEQPLEEKPIDEQAVESLNLSAQPISSREDSKEETSVTRPEEPMKDEPEEEVVCQGKESCKEYIKSFLAAIPIRELLEDIKKGLTMSTPLHHRLQIEFNFTQLRQPESSADVTTIHEVAATT is encoded by the exons ATGGTGGTGAAGATGATGAGGTGGAGGCCGTGGCCGCCTCTGATTTCGAGGAAGTATGAGGTTAAACTCACAGTGCAGAGGCTCGAGGGTTGTGATTGGGTGCATGAGGGTGAAGAGAAGGAGGATAATGGTGGCCTTGCGGTGGAGATCAGGTGGAAGGGTCCCAAGATTTCGCTGGGTTCATTCAGGAGGactgttaaaagaaattttaccAGAGTAGAGGCTGTGAAACAGGGCCTAAACGGCGGGGTTTTGGTGGCGTGGGGCGAGGAATTTCAGAATGTGTGTAGTTTTTCTGGGTACAAGGATAGCGTGTTTCATCCCTGGGAGATCAATTTTACTGTTTTGCAT GAGCAGACTCAAGGAGTGAAGAGCAAGTTTTCTGTCATTGGTTTGGCAGCCCTAAACCTTGCTGATTGTGCTTCAAAGACTGATGGCCGTCTGACTGAAGTCAAAATTCCTTTGGCAGTTTCTAGCACTGCGGTCGAGCATTGTCCTCTGCTCTGT ATATCTCTCAGCTTGTTTGAACTTAGAAGTGCGCAAGACACACTGGAATTGGTTTCAAGTCCAATAGTGCCTGTTCCATCCCCTTCGGTATCCGGAGAATCTTCCACGGAGAAAGATGAGGTTTCCGCCCTTAAAGCTGGTCTCAGAAAGGTTAGAATTTTTACTGAGTATGTGTCATCTCGAAGAGCCAAAAAAGCCTTCCATGATGATGAGGGTAGCGAGGGCAGGTGCTCTGCCAAGAGCGAAGAGGGTGAATTTGCTTACCCATATGATGCAGACTTGGCTGAAGAATCTGAAGGAGAATCCGAGGAAAACAAGGGAGATCCCAAATTTCGGAATTCATTTAGTTATGGCACGTTGGCACATGCCAATTACGCAGGCGTGTCATTTTACTCCACTGCAAGAATCAACAGTGAGGATGAGGACTGGATTTACTATAGCAACCGCCATAGATCAGATGTTGGCTGCTCACTGAAAGAGGAACTGGGATCAACTATCACGGAGCAGTCTTTAACACAGAACTCTAAACGTAGTATTTTACCTTGGAAGAAAAGGAAGCTGAGTTTTAGGTCCCCTATAGCTAAAGGCGAGCCATTGCTGAAGAAATCATATGGAGAAGAAGGTGGAGATGATATAGACTTTGATCGAAGGCAACTCAGTTCTGATGAGTCGCTCTCTTCTGGg TGGCATAAAATTGATGAATTCTCAAATTCAAATCAATCACCAGTTTCCGAGTTTGGTGATGATAGTTTTGCTGTCGGCACTTGGGAGCAGAAAGAAATAGTTAGCAGGGATGGACGTATGAAGATTCAGACACAAGTCTTCTTTGCCTCCATTGATCAGCGAAGTGAACGGGCTGCAGGAGAAAGTGCTTGTACAGCCCTTGTTGCTGTTATTGCTGACTGGTTGCAGAACAATTCTGATCTAATGCCTATAAAATCACAGTTCGATAGCTTGATCAGAGATGGCTCCTTTGAATGGAGAAAACTTTGTGAGAATGAAGTGTACATGGAACGGTTCCCAGACAAGCACTTTGATCTTGAGACAATTCATCAAGCTAAAATTCGTGATCTTGTTGTAGTTCCTGGGAAGTCATTTATCGGGTTTTTTCACCCGGACAAAATGGTGGgtggaaactttgattttttgcAAAGCGCTATGTCCTTCGACAATATATGGGACGAAATTAACCGTTCACTGAAAACCGATGCCCAAGTTTTCATCGTCAGTTGGAATGACCATTTTTTCGTCCTCAAGGTTGAGAAAAACGCCTATTATATCATCGACACACTAGGTGAGCGACTCCATGAGGGATGCAACCAGGCATACATACTGAAATTCGACAGGAATACAACTATCTATAAACTGCCAAATGCAGAACAACCATTGGAAGAAAAACCCATCGATGAGCAGGCTGTCGAGTCTTTGAACTTGAGTGCTCAGCCAATCAGCTCAAGGGAAGATTCCAAAGAAGAAACATCGGTTACAAGACCCGAGGAACCAATGAAAGACGAACCCGAAGAAGAGGTGGTTTGTCAAGGCAAAGAATCGTGCAAAGAGTACATAAAGAGTTTCTTGGCTGCAATTCCAATTAGAGAACTACTGGAAGATATCAAGAAAGGTTTAACAATGTCAACACCCCTTCATCATCGACTACAGATCGAGTTTAACTTCACACAATTACGACAACCAGAGTCATCAGCTGATGTTACCACAATACATGAGGTtgctgctactacttaa
- the LOC140977889 gene encoding uncharacterized protein isoform X2: MDTGGEPRQKSGGATAEGMEPQPLMVSETKKLNLLVAIDESDGSFYALRWALDHFFTNLAPAAAGESSMVTLVNVQPLFQPFIYPAGPVTESVKQAQQQNSAAILRRGLQMCKEKKIKAETLILEGDPKEKICVAAEQLHADILVVGSRGLGTIKRALLGSVSNYCAHHVHCPVLIVKPPTKVGHE, translated from the exons ATGGACACAGGAGGGGAGCCGCGGCAGAAGAGTGGTGGGGCGACAGCTGAGGGAATGGAGCCGCAGCCCTTGATGGTGTCGGAGACAAAGAAATTGAATTTGTTGGTGGCTATTGACGAGAGCGACGGAAGTTTCTACGCCCTGAGATGGGCTCTTGACCATTTTTTCACTAATTTGGCCCCCGCCGCCGCCGGAGAGTCAAGCATGGTCACTCTAGTCAATGTCCAGCCTCTATTCCAGCCCTTCATCTACCCTGCCGGACCAG TGACTGAATCTGTGAAGCAAGCCCAGCAACAAAATTCTGCGGCTATACTTCGTCGTGGTTTGCAGATGTGCAAAGAGAAGAAG ATAAAGGCAGAAACTTTGATTCTTGAAGGAGATCCAAAAGAAAAGATATGTGTAGCCGCTGAACAATTGCATGCTGATATCTTAGTTGTTGGAAGCCGTGGTCTCGGCACCATTAAAAG AGCATTGCTGGGAAGTGTCAGCAATTACTGTGCTCACCATGTTCATTGCCCGGTTCTTATTGTGAAGCCGCCTACGAAAGTTGGTCATGAGTAA
- the LOC140976412 gene encoding uncharacterized protein: protein MDKVIVAIDESEESFFALQWLLLNLDMKSLNIIHVLEPFPHYVFPGVQVVFPATSITQSANRVRRENAEALLAHAAHMSARSARVKKANTYILEGDPKEMICEAAEEMHVDLIVVGSRGLGKIERAFLGSVSDYVVHHAKCPVLIVKPPDASPQ, encoded by the exons ATGGATAAGGTGATAGTGGCGATCGATGAGAGCGAGGAGAGTTTCTTTGCCCTCCAATGGCTACTTCTAAACTTGGATATGAAATCACTCAATATCATCCATGTCTTAGAGCCTTTCCCTCACTATGTCTTTCCAGGAGTCCAAG TTGTGTTTCCTGCAACATCGATAACTCAATCTGCGAACAGAGTTCGACGAGAGAATGCGGAAGCCCTACTTGCTCATGCAGCTCATATGTCTGCAAGATCAGCACGA GTGAAAAAAGCAAACACATACATCCTCGAAGGTGATCCAAAGGAAATGATATGTGAAGCTGCAGAGGAAATGCATGTCGATCTCATTGTTGTAGGTAGCCGCGGTCTTGGTAAAATCGAGAG GGCTTTCTTAGGAAGTGTGAGTGACTATGTGGTTCACCACGCAAAGTGTCCTGTTCTCATAGTAAAGCCACCGGATGCATCACCACAATAG
- the LOC140977301 gene encoding dihydroneopterin aldolase 1-like — MTSSVNAYVETTMGDKLVLRGLKFHGFHGVKPEERVLGQKFLIDVDAWMDLQAAGNSDDLSDTISYTAIYRIVKEIVEGSPHNLLESVAQLIASSTLCKFPQISAVRVQVGKPHVAVVGPVDYLGVEIIRYRKKEGQS, encoded by the exons ATGACGTCATCAGTCAATG CTTATGTAGAAACGACTATGGGTGACAAGCTTGTATTAAGGGGTTTAAAGTTCCATGGGTTCCACGGGGTAAAGCCCGAAGAACGGGTGTTGGGTCAGAAATTCTTGATAGATGTAGATGCCTGGATGGATCTTCAGGCTGCGGGTAATTCGGACGACCTATCAGATACCATCAGTTATACTGCTATATACCG CATAGTTAAAGAAATCGTCGAGGGTTCACCTCACAATCTTCTCGAATCCGTAGCTCAGCTGATAGCTTCCTCAACCTTGTGCAAGTTCCCCCAGATATCTGCAGTTCGTGTACAGGTAGGAAAGCCACATGTTGCTGTGGTTGGTCCTGTTGATTACCTTGGCGTCGAGATCATTAGATATAGGAAAAAAGAAGGACAAAGCTAA